The following proteins come from a genomic window of Bacteroidia bacterium:
- the phoU gene encoding phosphate signaling complex protein PhoU: MKYSNKSRTNMTHLETELNQLKDAMLEMMRLALSQIQKSKTALLNHDKDLAEEVIFREKRMNANELSIDRDCENIFALFNPVAVDLRFVLAILKVNTHLERIGDHAKGICKYVAQIEEPFNDKVLKEIRLEEMFDIAISMLDLTLESFETEDSDLVRRVFEKDRELNQINRAASEVIIAVSKGNKEGINDSLYLFSAIKKLERVGDLTKNIAEELIFYLEAKVLKHNKAARQK; the protein is encoded by the coding sequence ATGAAATATTCAAACAAATCCAGAACTAATATGACGCATTTGGAAACAGAGCTTAACCAGCTCAAAGATGCTATGCTGGAAATGATGCGCCTGGCGCTGAGCCAGATTCAGAAATCGAAAACAGCCCTGCTGAACCATGACAAGGATTTGGCTGAAGAGGTGATTTTCCGGGAAAAACGAATGAATGCGAATGAACTGAGCATTGACCGGGATTGCGAAAACATTTTTGCACTATTCAACCCGGTAGCTGTAGACCTTCGGTTTGTACTGGCCATTCTTAAAGTGAATACACACTTGGAACGCATTGGTGACCATGCCAAAGGGATTTGCAAGTACGTGGCACAGATTGAAGAACCTTTCAATGATAAAGTTCTGAAAGAGATCAGGCTCGAGGAGATGTTTGATATTGCTATTTCTATGTTGGATCTAACGCTGGAATCATTTGAAACGGAAGACTCTGACCTCGTGAGAAGGGTGTTTGAAAAAGACCGGGAACTGAATCAAATAAACCGGGCAGCCAGTGAGGTGATCATTGCGGTCTCAAAAGGAAACAAGGAGGGCATCAATGATTCTCTGTATCTTTTTTCAGCAATCAAGAAGCTTGAGCGTGTGGGAGACCTGACTAAGAATATCGCAGAAGAACTGATCTTTTATCTGGAAGCCAAAGTTCTGAAACACAACAAGGCAGCAAGGCAGAAGTAG
- a CDS encoding dihydrofolate reductase: MNKIKLVVFVAVMCLVAFGFSRQNEVLFPAVDDPASGRDTFQYVADTFADVRVLRYKVPGFEELSLQQKKLAYYLYEAALSGRDMIWDQNYKYNLLVRKTIESIHNGYTGEHSGEQWDAFDIYSKQVFFSNGIHHHSSGMKIIPAFNEAYLGTLILNTDAAELSWYGEGAPQQLIRFLKPVIFDARMAAKKVNQAANEDVVKTSATNFYEGVSQQEVEDYYKAVTDTLDPTPISYGLNSKVMKEGGNVVERVWKKGGMYDAAITKVVYWLEKAASVAETPEQQKTINLLIDYYNTGDLKIFDEYNISWVKDTAASLDFINGFIEVYGDPLASKGSFESIVFFKDMEATKRIDAISRQAQWFEDNSPLMEEHKKKNVKGISAKVITVIVESGDASPSTPIGINLPNSNWIRAEHGSKSVNLGNIVHSYNKSSEGSGMLEAFAFKPEEIQRAKEFGTLADNLHTDMHEVIGHASGRLNPGIGTPKETLKQYASTLEEARADLVALYYVHDQKLVDMGLMPSLEVGKEAYDSYIRNGLLLQLRRIKPGESIEGAHMRNRQLVASWAFERGKEENVIERVMRDGKTYFVIRDYDKLKTYFGELLREIQRIKSEGDFEAGSALVENYGVKVDKEIHAEVLRRMAELNVAPYSGFINPVLKPVMQDDEIADVKVEYPVDFKKQMLYYGKNYGFLPVVN, from the coding sequence ATGAATAAAATCAAACTGGTGGTCTTCGTGGCTGTCATGTGTCTTGTAGCATTCGGTTTTTCACGCCAAAATGAGGTTTTGTTCCCAGCCGTGGATGACCCTGCCTCCGGTCGGGATACGTTCCAATATGTTGCTGATACCTTTGCTGATGTCCGGGTGCTGCGTTATAAAGTACCGGGTTTTGAGGAGTTGAGCCTACAGCAGAAAAAGCTTGCGTACTATCTGTACGAGGCGGCATTGAGCGGCCGGGATATGATCTGGGATCAAAATTATAAATATAACCTGCTGGTCCGGAAGACGATTGAATCAATACATAACGGCTACACAGGTGAGCACTCCGGGGAGCAATGGGATGCTTTCGATATTTATTCAAAGCAGGTATTCTTCTCCAATGGCATTCATCATCATTCTTCAGGCATGAAGATTATTCCTGCTTTTAACGAGGCCTATTTAGGAACTTTAATATTGAATACTGATGCTGCAGAACTTTCCTGGTATGGCGAAGGGGCGCCCCAGCAATTGATCAGATTTTTGAAACCGGTGATTTTTGATGCACGGATGGCCGCGAAAAAGGTGAATCAGGCCGCAAATGAAGATGTAGTGAAAACCTCCGCCACAAATTTTTATGAGGGCGTTTCGCAGCAGGAAGTGGAGGATTATTACAAAGCCGTCACAGATACGCTTGATCCCACTCCCATTTCTTATGGTCTCAATTCAAAAGTGATGAAGGAAGGAGGGAATGTAGTGGAGCGAGTATGGAAAAAAGGGGGCATGTATGATGCTGCGATCACAAAAGTGGTTTATTGGCTGGAAAAGGCTGCCTCAGTTGCAGAGACGCCAGAACAGCAAAAAACGATCAACTTGCTGATTGACTATTACAATACCGGTGATCTGAAAATATTCGATGAATACAATATTTCCTGGGTAAAAGACACTGCGGCAAGCCTGGATTTTATTAATGGCTTTATTGAAGTGTATGGCGATCCGCTGGCTTCCAAAGGATCCTTTGAATCGATTGTCTTCTTCAAGGACATGGAGGCCACCAAAAGAATAGACGCCATTAGCCGGCAGGCACAATGGTTTGAAGATAATTCACCTTTGATGGAGGAACATAAGAAGAAGAATGTAAAGGGCATTTCTGCCAAAGTGATCACGGTGATTGTGGAATCCGGGGATGCTTCACCTTCCACACCCATCGGTATTAATCTGCCTAATTCAAACTGGATCCGCGCGGAACATGGTTCCAAATCAGTAAACCTGGGGAATATTGTCCATTCATATAATAAATCATCTGAAGGCAGCGGAATGCTGGAGGCGTTTGCCTTTAAGCCTGAAGAAATACAGCGGGCTAAAGAGTTCGGAACCCTGGCAGATAATCTCCATACGGATATGCATGAGGTGATTGGCCATGCCAGCGGCCGGCTCAATCCGGGTATAGGAACGCCCAAAGAAACCCTTAAGCAATACGCCAGCACACTGGAGGAGGCACGAGCCGATCTGGTGGCACTCTATTATGTACATGACCAGAAACTGGTGGATATGGGACTTATGCCAAGCCTGGAAGTTGGTAAAGAAGCTTATGACAGCTACATCCGCAATGGATTGCTGCTGCAATTGCGCAGGATTAAGCCGGGAGAAAGCATTGAGGGTGCCCACATGCGCAATCGTCAGTTGGTAGCGAGCTGGGCGTTTGAAAGAGGAAAGGAGGAAAACGTAATTGAGCGTGTGATGCGTGATGGCAAAACCTACTTCGTTATTCGGGACTATGACAAGCTCAAAACGTACTTCGGGGAATTGCTTCGCGAAATTCAGCGCATTAAATCAGAAGGCGATTTTGAAGCGGGAAGTGCCCTGGTAGAGAACTATGGAGTAAAGGTGGACAAGGAAATACATGCCGAGGTGCTGAGGCGCATGGCGGAACTGAATGTAGCGCCTTACTCCGGCTTTATAAATCCGGTGCTGAAGCCGGTAATGCAAGATGATGAGATTGCAGACGTGAAGGTGGAATACCCGGTGGATTTCAAAAAGCAAATGCTTTATTATGGGAAGAACTATGGGTTTTTGCCGGTTGTGAACTGA
- a CDS encoding YqgE/AlgH family protein codes for MENELEGPQPGKLLISEPFLYDPNFKRSVILLCEHHDKGDLGFILNKPLENIFLHDVVEMQNGKDIPVYFGGPVQQNTLHFLHREPDLIESSQCITEGLYWGGNFDLVKLKLDSGEYDPANFRFFIGYSGWGETQLQEEVDQHSWIVTSVKVGDIFQPDLSFLWRSLLKRMGGKFRIYANSPENPQYN; via the coding sequence ATGGAAAACGAACTGGAAGGACCACAACCCGGCAAGCTGTTGATCTCAGAGCCATTTCTTTATGACCCGAATTTTAAGCGGTCAGTTATTTTATTATGTGAACATCATGATAAAGGAGATCTCGGTTTCATTCTTAATAAACCGCTGGAGAATATTTTTTTGCATGATGTGGTGGAGATGCAGAATGGAAAGGACATTCCGGTATATTTTGGCGGGCCGGTACAGCAAAACACCCTTCACTTCCTTCACCGTGAGCCGGATTTGATAGAATCAAGCCAGTGCATAACGGAAGGCCTTTATTGGGGAGGAAACTTTGATCTTGTGAAGCTGAAGCTTGATTCAGGTGAATATGACCCGGCCAACTTTCGCTTTTTCATTGGCTACAGCGGCTGGGGCGAAACCCAGTTGCAGGAGGAGGTAGACCAGCATAGCTGGATCGTAACTTCTGTAAAAGTGGGCGACATCTTCCAGCCGGATCTGAGCTTCCTGTGGCGCTCGCTGCTAAAAAGAATGGGCGGCAAATTCAGGATCTATGCCAATAGCCCTGAAAATCCTCAGTATAATTAA
- a CDS encoding YifB family Mg chelatase-like AAA ATPase, which translates to MLEKTYASAVQGIDAQTITVEVNISQGIKFFIVGLPDNAVKESQQRVEAAILNNGFRLTRRKVVVNLAPADIRKEGSSYDLPIAVAMLAALEQVNPEKFEKYMMIGELSLDGSLMPIKGALPIAIQARKDGFEGLILPKQNAREAAIVDKLNVYGMESMREVVEMLNGTSDAVPTVVDTREEFFNSLCASDLDFADVKGQQNIKRALEIAASGGHNVILVGPPGAGKTMLAKRLPTVLPPLSLYEALETTKIHSVAGFLNDNSSLVTNRPFRSPHHTISDVALVGGGGFPQPGEISLAHNGVLFLDELPEFKRTVLEVLRQPIEERKVTIARAKFTVEYPSNFMLVSSMNPCPCGYYNHPDKECVCSAGTVQRYLNKISGPLLDRIDLHVEVVPVDFAQLSSQQHEEKSESIRQRVTLARDVQSERFKESKEVHCNAMMSSNQLRKICTISSAGQTLLKTAMERLHLSARAYDRILKVSRTIADLAGSDDIKTEHLAEAIQYRSLDRENWGT; encoded by the coding sequence ATGCTCGAAAAGACTTACGCAAGCGCAGTACAGGGTATTGATGCCCAGACCATAACCGTTGAAGTAAACATCAGCCAGGGCATAAAATTCTTCATCGTGGGCTTGCCGGACAATGCCGTGAAGGAGAGCCAGCAGCGCGTGGAAGCCGCAATCCTGAACAACGGTTTCCGGCTGACGCGCAGGAAAGTGGTGGTGAACCTGGCCCCTGCTGATATCCGCAAAGAAGGCTCATCCTACGACCTCCCAATTGCGGTAGCTATGTTGGCTGCTTTGGAACAGGTTAACCCGGAGAAATTTGAGAAGTACATGATGATTGGCGAATTATCACTCGATGGCAGCCTTATGCCGATCAAGGGTGCATTGCCCATTGCTATACAGGCACGAAAGGACGGATTTGAAGGACTCATTCTCCCGAAACAGAATGCCCGTGAAGCCGCCATTGTGGATAAACTTAATGTTTATGGAATGGAGAGTATGCGGGAGGTGGTGGAAATGCTGAATGGAACGAGCGATGCTGTTCCAACCGTGGTAGATACGAGAGAGGAATTTTTCAATAGTCTCTGTGCGAGCGATCTGGATTTTGCGGATGTAAAAGGACAGCAAAATATAAAGAGAGCCCTGGAAATAGCTGCCTCTGGTGGCCATAATGTAATATTGGTGGGGCCACCGGGGGCAGGCAAAACCATGCTGGCCAAGCGGCTGCCCACTGTCCTGCCGCCACTCAGCCTTTACGAAGCGCTGGAGACCACAAAAATCCATTCGGTAGCCGGATTTCTGAATGACAATTCTTCCCTTGTAACCAACCGGCCTTTCCGGTCGCCACATCACACGATCAGCGATGTAGCTCTTGTGGGCGGAGGTGGCTTCCCGCAGCCGGGTGAAATTTCACTGGCGCACAATGGCGTCCTTTTTCTTGATGAGCTGCCGGAATTTAAGCGCACCGTTCTGGAGGTATTGCGCCAGCCCATCGAAGAGCGAAAAGTTACGATCGCCCGCGCAAAATTCACCGTGGAATATCCCTCGAACTTTATGCTGGTAAGCAGCATGAATCCATGCCCTTGCGGCTACTACAACCATCCTGACAAGGAATGCGTATGCTCAGCCGGAACCGTGCAACGCTATCTCAACAAAATTTCCGGGCCGCTGCTGGACCGCATAGATTTACATGTAGAAGTAGTGCCTGTGGATTTTGCCCAACTCTCATCACAGCAGCACGAAGAAAAAAGCGAGAGTATCAGGCAGCGCGTTACGCTGGCCCGGGATGTCCAGAGCGAGCGCTTCAAAGAATCGAAGGAGGTGCATTGCAATGCCATGATGAGCAGCAACCAACTGAGGAAAATCTGCACAATCTCATCGGCCGGGCAAACGCTGCTGAAAACGGCCATGGAACGGCTCCATCTTTCCGCACGGGCTTACGATCGCATTCTCAAGGTTTCACGCACCATAGCCGACCTGGCCGGATCGGACGACATCAAAACCGAGCATCTTGCCGAAGCCATTCAATACCGCAGCCTGGATCGGGAAAATTGGGGAACCTGA
- a CDS encoding DNA-3-methyladenine glycosylase I, with amino-acid sequence MKQRCGWTGDDPAMILYHDKEWGVPVHDDRLLFEYMVLDAFQAGLSWRTVLHKRENFDRAFMHFVPEKVAQFTDKDIERLLQDVGIIRNKSKVHATVGNARAFLRVQEEYGGFDPYIWQFTGGGTIHNGWRTMAEAPASTQESDAMSKDLKRRGFKFVGTTICYAFMQAAGMVNDHVVDCFRYQEIKNSEQQ; translated from the coding sequence ATGAAGCAACGTTGCGGCTGGACAGGCGATGACCCGGCAATGATCTTATATCACGATAAAGAATGGGGCGTTCCGGTCCATGACGACCGGTTGCTGTTTGAATATATGGTGCTGGATGCTTTCCAGGCCGGGCTGAGCTGGCGAACAGTACTCCACAAACGCGAAAATTTCGACCGGGCTTTCATGCACTTTGTGCCGGAAAAAGTGGCACAATTCACTGATAAAGATATTGAGCGGCTGTTGCAGGATGTCGGCATCATCCGCAACAAATCTAAGGTTCATGCCACGGTGGGTAACGCCAGGGCCTTCCTCCGCGTGCAGGAGGAGTATGGCGGCTTCGATCCTTATATCTGGCAGTTTACCGGAGGCGGGACCATCCACAATGGCTGGCGAACAATGGCCGAAGCCCCGGCCAGTACGCAGGAGAGTGATGCCATGAGCAAAGACCTGAAAAGACGGGGTTTTAAATTTGTGGGCACCACCATTTGCTATGCCTTTATGCAGGCCGCAGGTATGGTAAATGATCACGTGGTGGATTGCTTTCGCTATCAGGAAATCAAAAATAGCGAACAGCAGTAA
- a CDS encoding HNH endonuclease → MEQNEIEHRNDIKNQHLSTEESQERIKLCERESSKIITINGKSFKRHNYLMVQIKKYRNYTCQFCTVQIRKKNGDFYIETCHIKAKAEGAKDLLNNILVLCPNCHKLFDYGKRKNEMKTTEIYSEKLNGNEYKAALM, encoded by the coding sequence TTGGAACAAAATGAAATTGAGCATCGAAATGATATTAAAAACCAACACCTATCAACAGAAGAATCACAGGAAAGGATAAAACTTTGTGAAAGAGAAAGTTCTAAAATTATTACAATTAATGGAAAGTCTTTCAAAAGACACAACTACTTGATGGTACAAATTAAAAAGTATAGAAATTATACATGCCAATTTTGTACTGTCCAAATTCGTAAAAAAAATGGCGACTTCTATATTGAGACCTGCCATATTAAAGCAAAAGCCGAAGGAGCGAAAGACCTATTGAACAATATATTAGTACTTTGTCCTAATTGCCATAAGCTATTCGATTATGGAAAACGGAAAAATGAAATGAAAACAACAGAAATTTATTCTGAGAAATTGAATGGAAATGAATATAAAGCAGCGCTGATGTAA
- a CDS encoding PKD domain-containing protein codes for MNKIYKPLLFSLLMLVSSQTNAVDLLGSELRWKALGNATYEITAIIYTDCNGTTLGDTIEIKLQSIDSNHAFVDTIELIKVSSKDVTGQCTSIQTRCQASTSTFPYGIEKRIYVDTIDLSSQASCSFRISFSQCCREGMTYNSAPLYTYCEINSCDTFINSSPVLENDADFLIVAGQCYSYNFNGTDADGDSLVYSLVSSFQDSATGLTFLSPYRYDKPLYFNGFRNTTLPYNPPLCRGLHLLPESGDLMFRPMQAQTTWFAVEVTEYRGGTKIGSTRREWQQIITTDSSSNNAPIYTGSTSARVCQGDTLKFDFLISDSDSADTVSVSHAGLMPGASITYTGTGDSVYGHLEWIPQNTAPGRYPITIYARDNACPLNNLLLRELRVELDSMPSISYSSGPIGCGRVEFAAPVVPNIDYAWQVDTLTFSGTFSTYKFDSGGWKPFILEAAYQSCSTIFQDSVFVPLYQEVTVTVGPDTAVCWNDWFFLAPTVLTGNGGYSYLWMPDSITSEVYQGRITSARGFTLHVTDSVGCKGRDDLIVFLLAKPTITLKTIETCSTTDTLDLMPYASPSGGNWFGPGVSNNQLDLSQASFGDWLYYSYTDSNRCSNMDSVQLALAPNPVVSAGLDISVCQNSGSVLLNGSPANGTWSGTGVVNSGSQSYFNPVQAGAGNAELIYTFTDSLSCTASDTLSATVHPAPVVSVQADFSRCLNGDSVVLAGTPTGGSWAGAGIFSGIFLPEFAGAGNHQLIYSVTDTNSCTARDTVQATVRALPQVNAGNDINACKSGWPVQLKASPTGGSWLSPYVVAGSFYPALSGLGNFALTYRFTDGSGCTNTDSLLATVHDLPQVFALADTAVCIHESPINLAGQPLGGTWSGPGVVNNSFTPALAGEGKHKVIYNYAAQCANSDTSEIEVLPRPRLTASFNPLSTFQIQFTLVSPDSLIDFYWDFDDGNNASQRNPVHTYPAVIGNYSVIVRSTGNNSCWNADTLQVNIDNSAIKEIPWLVDVKIYPNPVTSKLTIVPQNGLRLHKAVLQNTLGEEVLIMKAAGNNFEGNVSGLAGGVYFLQLFNVENERAVVRVVVQ; via the coding sequence ATGAATAAAATTTACAAGCCACTCCTGTTTTCCCTTTTAATGTTGGTCTCCTCACAGACCAATGCAGTAGACCTTCTCGGCTCAGAGCTCAGATGGAAAGCACTGGGGAATGCCACCTATGAGATAACTGCCATAATTTATACAGATTGCAACGGAACAACCCTGGGCGATACCATTGAAATAAAACTTCAGAGCATAGACAGCAACCATGCGTTTGTGGATACTATTGAACTGATAAAGGTATCTTCTAAAGATGTAACCGGCCAATGTACCAGTATTCAAACCCGTTGTCAGGCATCCACCTCCACTTTTCCTTATGGCATAGAGAAGAGGATATATGTGGATACTATTGATCTTTCATCTCAGGCAAGTTGTAGCTTCAGGATCAGTTTCAGCCAATGCTGCCGGGAAGGAATGACATATAATTCGGCTCCCCTCTATACCTATTGCGAAATCAATTCCTGCGATACCTTTATTAACAGTTCCCCGGTGTTAGAGAATGACGCTGATTTTTTAATTGTAGCAGGCCAATGTTATAGTTATAATTTCAATGGTACTGATGCGGATGGCGATTCTCTGGTATATTCCCTTGTGTCGTCCTTTCAGGATTCTGCTACCGGTCTTACATTTTTGTCTCCTTACAGATATGATAAACCACTGTATTTCAATGGGTTTCGCAATACCACCCTGCCATATAACCCCCCGCTGTGCCGTGGCCTGCACCTTTTACCCGAATCAGGTGATCTGATGTTCAGGCCAATGCAAGCGCAAACCACCTGGTTTGCCGTGGAAGTAACAGAATACCGGGGCGGAACTAAAATTGGGAGCACAAGGCGCGAGTGGCAACAAATCATCACGACTGACTCTAGTTCCAACAACGCCCCAATTTACACTGGAAGCACCTCGGCCCGCGTGTGCCAGGGAGATACGCTGAAATTTGATTTTCTTATTAGCGATAGCGACTCAGCCGACACTGTCAGCGTATCGCATGCCGGTTTAATGCCGGGCGCGTCTATCACGTATACCGGTACAGGCGATTCGGTGTATGGTCATCTCGAATGGATTCCTCAAAACACTGCACCTGGAAGATACCCAATCACCATTTACGCAAGGGATAATGCGTGTCCGCTCAATAATTTACTATTACGTGAGTTGCGTGTTGAACTGGATTCCATGCCGTCCATATCCTATTCATCCGGTCCCATCGGTTGTGGAAGGGTAGAGTTTGCAGCCCCGGTTGTTCCAAATATAGATTATGCATGGCAAGTTGATACGCTTACCTTTTCAGGGACATTTAGTACCTATAAATTTGATTCGGGAGGATGGAAGCCATTTATTCTGGAGGCAGCGTATCAATCATGTTCAACCATTTTTCAGGATAGCGTTTTTGTTCCTCTATATCAGGAAGTAACGGTGACAGTAGGACCCGATACTGCGGTGTGTTGGAATGATTGGTTCTTTCTTGCACCGACAGTTCTAACCGGCAACGGTGGCTATAGCTATCTGTGGATGCCTGATTCCATCACTTCAGAAGTTTATCAGGGAAGAATCACCTCAGCCAGAGGTTTTACCTTGCATGTTACCGACTCCGTAGGCTGCAAGGGAAGAGATGACCTCATAGTTTTTCTACTGGCGAAGCCAACCATTACACTAAAAACTATTGAAACATGCAGCACTACAGATACCCTGGATCTAATGCCGTATGCATCGCCCTCGGGTGGCAACTGGTTTGGGCCCGGGGTGAGCAACAACCAACTGGACCTTTCTCAGGCATCTTTTGGTGATTGGTTATACTATTCTTATACAGATAGCAATCGGTGCAGCAATATGGATTCGGTTCAGTTAGCCCTTGCGCCCAATCCCGTGGTTTCGGCAGGTCTGGATATTTCGGTTTGCCAAAATAGCGGTTCGGTGTTGCTGAATGGAAGTCCGGCCAATGGCACATGGAGTGGGACAGGCGTGGTAAATTCCGGTTCGCAGTCGTATTTCAATCCGGTGCAGGCGGGTGCGGGCAATGCTGAATTGATCTATACGTTCACCGATTCTTTGTCCTGCACGGCTTCCGATACACTTTCTGCCACCGTGCATCCGGCCCCAGTCGTATCTGTGCAGGCGGATTTTTCGCGCTGCCTCAATGGCGATTCGGTAGTGTTGGCAGGTACTCCAACCGGTGGAAGCTGGGCCGGAGCGGGAATTTTTTCAGGGATTTTCCTTCCGGAATTTGCAGGAGCAGGAAATCACCAGCTTATATATTCGGTTACAGATACAAATAGCTGCACGGCCAGGGATACTGTCCAGGCCACGGTGCGGGCGTTGCCGCAGGTAAATGCCGGAAATGACATTAATGCATGCAAGAGCGGCTGGCCTGTGCAATTGAAAGCTTCGCCCACAGGAGGATCATGGTTAAGCCCTTATGTAGTGGCAGGCAGCTTTTACCCCGCCCTTTCTGGCTTAGGGAATTTTGCACTGACCTACCGGTTTACGGATGGTTCCGGCTGCACAAATACTGACAGTCTGCTGGCCACTGTACACGATTTGCCGCAGGTGTTCGCCTTAGCTGATACCGCAGTTTGTATTCACGAATCCCCGATCAATCTTGCCGGGCAACCTTTAGGCGGAACCTGGTCAGGGCCGGGCGTTGTCAACAATAGCTTTACACCGGCATTGGCTGGCGAAGGCAAGCATAAGGTGATTTATAACTACGCAGCGCAATGTGCCAACAGCGATACCTCAGAAATTGAGGTGCTTCCACGCCCACGGCTGACGGCCTCTTTTAACCCGCTTTCCACTTTCCAAATTCAATTCACACTGGTTTCGCCCGATTCACTGATTGATTTTTACTGGGATTTTGATGACGGGAATAATGCATCACAGCGAAATCCTGTGCATACATATCCTGCGGTAATTGGGAATTACAGCGTTATAGTCCGCAGCACCGGAAATAATAGTTGCTGGAATGCCGATACGCTGCAAGTAAACATTGACAATAGCGCCATTAAAGAAATACCCTGGCTGGTGGATGTAAAAATATACCCCAACCCGGTAACCAGCAAACTGACCATTGTCCCGCAAAATGGGCTAAGATTGCACAAGGCTGTGCTCCAAAATACATTGGGAGAAGAAGTGCTGATAATGAAAGCTGCCGGAAACAATTTTGAAGGCAACGTCTCAGGATTGGCAGGGGGAGTTTATTTCCTTCAGTTATTCAATGTAGAAAATGAAAGGGCCGTAGTGCGCGTAGTGGTGCAATAA
- a CDS encoding VOC family protein: MDPYYIPAQTRIGHVHLKVSDLERSLAFYHDLLGFEITMKYGDQAVFVSAGGYHHHIGLNTWHSKGAPPAPIRNVGLFHTAIVYPTRKDLAIIYNRVRSADYPFTGASDHGVSEALYLDDPDGNGVELYWDRPKERWPTKADGSIEMYTRPLDLEDLLKELGE; the protein is encoded by the coding sequence ATGGATCCCTATTATATACCGGCACAAACACGCATCGGGCATGTGCATCTCAAGGTTTCTGATCTTGAACGTTCATTAGCGTTTTATCACGATTTATTGGGTTTTGAAATAACCATGAAGTATGGAGATCAGGCAGTATTTGTTTCTGCCGGTGGATACCATCACCACATAGGGCTGAACACATGGCACAGCAAAGGCGCGCCACCTGCTCCCATACGGAATGTTGGCCTGTTCCATACGGCAATCGTTTACCCCACAAGAAAAGATCTGGCAATTATCTACAACCGCGTACGCAGCGCGGATTACCCCTTTACCGGAGCCAGCGACCACGGTGTGTCAGAAGCATTGTACCTTGACGACCCTGATGGCAACGGAGTAGAACTGTATTGGGACCGGCCCAAAGAACGCTGGCCAACCAAAGCTGATGGATCAATAGAAATGTACACCAGGCCGCTTGATTTGGAAGATTTGCTGAAGGAGCTCGGTGAATAA
- a CDS encoding NAD(P)H-dependent oxidoreductase: protein MKIEEKDNKHETVRFLVFSASLRNDSLNTQLAKLAASVIEKNGGVVDFANMAEFDCPSFNQDMEKDNFHPAGAEELKKRILANDALIISSPEYNGSMPGLIKNVIDWVSRFRPQPFNERHALLMSASPSMAGGNKGLWSLRIPLEHLGTRVYPKMFSLAIAHKAFTPQGEIADETLAARFQQNLEAFMDLVEAAKHYPCMKKAWVEFLGEQPDPATDRVE from the coding sequence ATGAAAATAGAAGAAAAAGATAATAAGCACGAGACGGTAAGGTTTCTTGTCTTTTCAGCTTCTCTCAGAAATGATTCGCTCAATACGCAACTGGCTAAATTGGCGGCATCAGTCATCGAAAAAAATGGCGGTGTAGTGGATTTCGCAAATATGGCTGAATTTGATTGTCCATCGTTCAATCAGGATATGGAAAAAGATAATTTTCATCCGGCAGGGGCAGAGGAATTAAAAAAACGAATTTTAGCAAATGATGCCTTAATTATTTCTTCTCCTGAATATAATGGTTCAATGCCCGGCTTAATTAAAAATGTGATTGATTGGGTGTCAAGGTTTCGTCCGCAGCCATTTAATGAGCGCCATGCCTTGCTTATGTCGGCTTCCCCTTCAATGGCAGGCGGAAACAAAGGGCTATGGTCGCTCAGAATACCACTTGAGCATCTGGGCACACGCGTTTATCCTAAGATGTTTTCATTGGCAATAGCCCATAAAGCATTCACGCCCCAGGGAGAAATTGCAGACGAAACCCTGGCAGCTCGCTTTCAGCAAAACCTGGAGGCATTTATGGACCTTGTTGAAGCGGCAAAGCATTATCCATGTATGAAAAAAGCATGGGTTGAGTTTTTAGGCGAGCAGCCTGACCCCGCTACAGACAGGGTTGAATAA